Part of the Mastacembelus armatus chromosome 6, fMasArm1.2, whole genome shotgun sequence genome, acttttttgtattattttttacatatgAGCTGAAAACGAGATTAAAGCCAGATTTAGGTTTAAGTTTTCTTACGTCAGCTTTAAGAATTTAAACCTTTCTCAGATTCGTGTTATATTTGTtagtttttgatgttttgattaTACAATTATgacaaaagtatttttttcatggaaatttttcaaataaaaccatTAGTATATAAACAGATTTTCTGAGTGATATACTGTTCtctgtactatatatatatacacacacacatatacacacatacacacacacttgattaATGCTAAACCTTAAAATCAATTCTGCACTTTTTACATGAATGAACACCTTCAATAACCACATTCTAAGTCGAAATATTAAATCATATTTGAGATGGTTAATATTTTCCTGTGATAATGAATTTGCACGGTGAAGCTTCATGTGTCTGCAGCGCCACCGTGTGGCACAACGGAAACCTATggctatttgtttgtttttaaagcatttattcttttgacattttacagtgtttggTTAGTCTAGAAAGACTTACAGAAGAGTTATAAAATTGGTCAtgattaaagtatttttaaaaacaatttttaaacgTAAGTTTGCGTGATGGCGCTATTTTGAACAGGCGCTTGGGCGACGTCTATCGACAGGGGTCCTTCCATCGTCAACACCAGAACAACGTGTGAGCGGTGAgtaaaaaatctgaatttagCTCATAAAATCCGTTAAAACGCAATTTGATGTTATTATATTGTCTGTATAGTTCAGTATAAGTAAGCATATATCTAACACAGGTTCATAACCTTAACCTGACATAAGACAATAAGCTCAAACACCCAAATTAAAATTTACTTAATGTGCATCGACGCCAAACTACCTTTAAAAAGCCTATTAGGGAAGATTAATCTATCTCCGCCACGCTCATAGCGTTAAAGAAATTGcaactaaatacatttttatatttaataagaTGTGCTCCTCAATTCGGCTAACATACAATAAACCAAACATCTttcatgtttgtaaatttaGGATAACGTTTTCTGATAACTGTCGATGATAGTTGATGCTATAAAAAGTGCTAAATACATTAATAAAGGTtggattcattttgtttttgtgatagGTAATCacagtagtagtattagtaaatatttaaaacaatgatAAGGTGAAATCCTTTATATCATAAAATGCCATCATAACATACCAGTAATACCAGTAAGAGAAGAGTACCAGTATAAATGAGGCAAGTGTGGAACTGGTTCTTTCCATCACAGGGGTCAAGGGTCAGGATGGGTCGCTCCTCCAAAGACAAGCGGGACATTTACTACCGTCTGGCCAAGGAGGAGGGCTGGAGAGCGAGGAGTGCCttcaagctgctgcagctcGACCACGAGTTCAACCTGTTCACAGGTGCACTGGTCTCTgccctgttttttgttttgttttttaaataaatatattaatttgtcagtgatgcatttttttcactctttcagGTGTAAACAGAGCAGTGGATCTGTGTGCAGCTCCTGGAAGCTGGAGTCAGGTCCTCAGTCGAAAActcaggttttctgttttttttgtctgttttatataCTCAGAGACAGAAATCTGTGTTACCACAATTTAactgatattttttaaatgaaacaatttttttatttttcacttaaaggccactgaaatttaaaaaaaaaaaaaaaaaaaaaaaaaaaaaggacatggAAGATCACCTGCCTTAttctttaaagaaatgttttgctgtGATTTGTAACTCCACATTTcagactttttgttgttttgtgcaaTCAGAGGGCAGGAGAAGGGTGAGAAGAACGAGGGTGTGAAGATTGTGGCAGTGGACCTGCAGGCCATGGCTCCTCTACCAGGAGTCACTCAGATTCAGGGAGACATCACCAAGGTGAGGACATAATGAATAAACCTTTTCCACTGAGGGAGCCTTTATTTCCACTCTTCTCTGCTCATACAGGAGCTTACATTGGGAAGAACAATGTTTAGGCACAGTTCAGGATGTGACACTGCATCCAATCCAAGCTTCCAGTAGATCTTGAGCAGGTTCTGTGGATTCCTGAGGTTCTAGTTATGTCATTAAAGACTCCAGTGGTCAGTGAGGGGGTTATTTGGGTCCCTGCAGATGTTCTGCTAGGCTCTGGTCTTAGGGTCACTGAAGATGATCTGTTGGTCCTTGAGGAgctttttttccagtttcctGATGAGTGTCTAGGTATCACTGAAAAGATTTCAGTGGTCCATGAAGAGGTTTTATGGCTTTTAAGGAATTTCTATGGGTTACTAAAGACACTGTAGTTACTCCTAACGAATTCTAGTGGGTTTTTTTGAGACTTTCTCTGGGTCCTTAATTAAGGTTTTTTGTTCTTTGGATGCTCAAAACCACGATTAAAATTTgtattgaaaaacaaatgtcattcTGGACAGCAATACAAAAAATGAACATATACATGAAATTGTATAATAAAGTGGAAACATTGCTCACCCCATGTCGTCATCTTCCCGTCAGGTGTCGACAGCTCAGGAGATAATCCGTCACTTTGAGGGTCAGCCGGCTGACCTGGTGGTGTGTGATGGAGCTCCAGACGGTGAGATGCCAACCCCCTCTACTGTCCTCAACTGCTCCTCTATCTGCTGTATCTCCCTGCTGCTTGCATTCAGCTGTCACAACTtagtttcttcttttgttttcagttacCGGACTCCATGATGTGGATGAGTACATCCAGGCTCAGCTCCTATTGGCTGTGAGTACCTTATGTTTACCTATGCCAGTCTGTGATTTCATGCTGACAGACTCATCTTTCAGGCGCTGAACATCACCACTCATGTCCTGAAACCTGGAGGAACGTTCGTTGCCAAAGTGAGTCCGATTTTATTCATCCGATTTATTAATATTACAGTTTATCTGCAACATCTACAGGTTCATGCCGTTGTGTGTCAGATCACACCGTATTAACGCCTTGTCAACCCAAATGTCTCAGATCTTCAGAGGTAAAGATGTGACGCTGCTGTACTCTCAGCTGAAGATCTTCTTCAGTGGTGTGACATGTGCCAAGCCTCGTAGCAGCAGGAACTCCAGCA contains:
- the ftsj1 gene encoding tRNA (cytidine(32)/guanosine(34)-2'-O)-methyltransferase; protein product: MGRSSKDKRDIYYRLAKEEGWRARSAFKLLQLDHEFNLFTGVNRAVDLCAAPGSWSQVLSRKLRGQEKGEKNEGVKIVAVDLQAMAPLPGVTQIQGDITKVSTAQEIIRHFEGQPADLVVCDGAPDVTGLHDVDEYIQAQLLLAALNITTHVLKPGGTFVAKIFRGKDVTLLYSQLKIFFSGVTCAKPRSSRNSSIEAFVVCQNYSPPEGYVPNMSNPLLDHSYDVDFNQLEGPNRVIVPFLACGDLSAFDSDRTYPLQLEAGKQYQYTPPTQPPICPPYQQACHLRKNNLLSREDAPSVCPNQDKPELAEST